One Mus musculus strain C57BL/6J chromosome 2, GRCm38.p6 C57BL/6J genomic window, GAACGTCACACTTTTGTAAGTTTGAGGGGACTGGGCAGGAAGTTTCATGTCATGTGATTTACCTCAGCACACCATCAAGCTACAGCATTAGAATGCTTCTAAAGTCTGTCCCAGAGAGAGCTCCTTAGGAGGTGGCTATGGGCATTGTCAGCTGATGGAGAAAGTCCTCAGACCCCATCAGGTACTTTAGCCTGTGGAGGGCTTCCTGGGCTGGGCTGGTGATCCAGCACGACTCTCCTTCCCTGAAAATATGAGCTCTGTCTGAGATGCCACGACAACCTGGCTCTTTGCACAGCTTTAGTGAGCACTTACTGTGTGCCAGGGACAAGTGAGCTCTCCATAGCTCTTCAGAACAGAACCATGAGGTAGGTGTGATGGTCTCCATTCTAGCATTTTCCAGATGGGGAACATGATGGAGAAATGAGTGGCTCACCAAACGAGTTGGTGACAGAGTGACTTTTCCATCCTCCCTCACCTTCCATGTTCTTGGCCTCCCCAGGTTCCGTTCTGTGGTAGACCTTGTGAGGTCTTGGTCTGAGGAGAAGCGCCATTACTCATTCCCGGCTCCAAAGGATTGCACCCCACACTGCCCTTGGCTCTGCAGTGGTCCTGTCTGCTCCCACTATACCCAGGTACTCACCTGTCAGTCAAGAGTGCTACCGAACACACAGAGAATGAGGGGGGAAGGCAGGATGGGGACTTTGGCTCTGGGCTCCAtgggctttcttttgtttctctctttgtaGACAGAGTCACTGCCTATTCCAAGCTGGTCCCTAActctccatcctcctgtctcagcctcctgagtactgggaccaCAGGCACTCCCACAATTCCCTGTGTGTGCTTTCCTTTGTGTAAGGTGTACATTCCTGGGAAGTTGTGCAGACAATGCATTGAGATGAAATTTATTGAAACTCGGGTTCCTGGGGACCTGGAACTCATTAAAGGCATCATAACTTGCCACCGTTCTGTTCAAAATATTTTGGGGTATTTTCCGTTTCTCAAGACTCCTGTTGTCTGTTTTGTTCTATGACTGAGCTTCACATCATCTCATTctgactatctttttttttttgaggtgggggggttggttttttcaagacagggtttctctgtgtagccctggctgtcctggaactcactttgtagaccaggctggcctcgaactcagaaattcgcctgcctctgcctcccgagtgctgggataaaaggcgtgcgccaccactgcccggctctcatTCCAactatcttaaaaaaataaaaatagctgtggtggctcatgtctctaagtctagcacttgggagacagaggcagaggcagaggcaggcagagctctgtgagttcaagctcaGCTTTGTCTACACATTCCAGGCTATCCAAGGATACACAGTGAGgcactgtctaaaaacaaaacaagtggctggagagatggctcagcggttaagagcaccgactgctcttccaaaggtcctgagttcaaatcccagcaaccacatggtggctcacaaccacccgtaatgagatctgacgccctcttctggagtatatgaagacagctacagtgtacttacacataataaataataaatctttaaaaataaataaataaataaaaacaaaatcatgggGCATTATTCTTCTGTCTTTCTAATGAGTCAGAGAGGATTAGACACTCAGTTAAAATCTCACAGCAGGCAAAGCTGATTCAAGTGGGTGTGATTCAAAGGTTTGTATCTAACCTTCTTGAAGTAGTGTTGTATGCTCATAGTTCACTGTGTAACAATGTGAAACATATCCCCTACTGTTGGGttcaataaaatactattttccaTCACAGAGTAAACGCCTCAAACCGTCCCCTCCCCCATTAGGATGCAGATTTGGCCTCTTCGCCATCCTCCTATCCCTGGCCCCAAAGCATCACATAATATACTCAACTAGAATGGCGTCCAGTAACCATGCTGCCCAGGGCTCCTTCAAGTCtcagcctgcctgtctctgtgcttCTGCAGATGGTGTGGGCATCCTCCAGTCGGCTGGGCTGTGCCATTAACACCTGTAGCAGCATCAATGTGTGGGGCAACACCTGGCAGCAGGCTGTCTACCTGGTCTGCAACTACGCCATTAAGTAAGTACTGCCCCAGGGTTCCTTTTATTCAATACTGTAGTGGGTTGGGATATTTAGGAGAGTCACCTGACaaggtggttggttggttggttggttggttggttgatacaGGGACTGGGTCTTGTAcaagctaggcaagtgttctatcgTTTAGTCATAGCTTTAGCTAATACTTCTTCTGAAcccaaggggaggggagagagagagaggaagggagggaaggagggagggagggaggaagagagagagagagagagagagagagagagagagagagagagcgagcacaaAAAGGCAGGAGGAAGGGGCTATGGCCTGAATCGGCTGTCTGCCCTCCCtcgccccaccccgccccgccccgaaTGTCTATGCTAATAGTTTACCATTAAGCTAGCCTTTCACACCAATGCTAGACATCACTGGGCATATGCAAACCTCTCATGGGTGCAGTGCCAGGCCCCTGAGCTCACCCCAAGAAACAGACAACTAAGAACGCCTGCCCCTGTAGGAGGGATTGGATGGAAGGGCACACTCTCCCTCAGACTCAATAGATCAGGAGCCATCTTTACAGAATCTCTTAGAAACGCAGGGAAAATGACAATAACGATTTCCCTCCAGCGTCAGTGTTCAGGCTTCTGAACATTACAGATTTTCATCTCAAAATGAGGAAAAAAGAGCCTGTTTTGGTATGTTGAGACAGCTCTCGTTCTATATCCCAAACCAGCCTGGAACTCAATGCTTAGCTAagagtggcctcaaacttgcagatgagattctgcctcagtttccccagtgctgggcttagGAAGCTCAGCCACCCCGTTtaccattatctttttttttttttttgtaagcagAACTTGTCCTCAAatgattaaacaaacaaagaacccagGGAGCTACTCTGATTCTATCAAA contains:
- the R3hdml gene encoding peptidase inhibitor R3HDML isoform X2, which translates into the protein MKYVGQNLSIHSGRFRSVVDLVRSWSEEKRHYSFPAPKDCTPHCPWLCSGPVCSHYTQMVWASSSRLGCAINTCSSINVWGNTWQQAVYLVCNYAIKGNWIGEAPYKAGKPCSACPPSYQGNCNSNMCFSGLKSNRLPWV